One region of Malania oleifera isolate guangnan ecotype guangnan chromosome 6, ASM2987363v1, whole genome shotgun sequence genomic DNA includes:
- the LOC131158780 gene encoding 26.5 kDa heat shock protein, mitochondrial: MALARLALKHVQRRVLSSFPSAAAVVSSSSERITGGKEVMFKTTARGFSDDTTGSSEKGRDEKSGEGGEREVAVAEGGGKKSKLFSRSKQHRRGSSLWKRNRGPDFVPSFFELFPMGLGNAVMQATENLNRLLENWAPSRLIGRLKEKDECYKLRYEVPGVAKEELKITVEDGVLRIKGEHKETSEEEGFDDDEGWSSSLSYGFYDATLVLPEDAKVDGIKAEMKDGVLYITIPRTVKDKKDVKEVQIH; this comes from the exons ATGGCTTTAGCTCGTTTGGCTCTGAAGCATGTGCAGCGAAGGGTGttatcttcttttccttctgCTGCCGCCGTTGTAAGTAGCAGCAGTGAGAGAATCACAGGTGGAAAGGAAGTAATGTTTAAGACTACGGCGAGAGGGTTTTCCGACGACACTACTGGGTCGTCAGAAAAGGGTCGCGACGAGAAATCTGGTGAAGGCGGAGAGAGAGAGGTCGCCGTCGCTGAAGGTGGGGGTAAGAAGTCAAAGCTCTTCTCCAGATCAAAGCAACATAGGAGAGGTAGCAGTCTCTGGAAGAGAAACAGAGGCCCTGATTTCGTTCCTTCCTTTTTTG AGTTGTTTCCAATGGGTCTCGGAAATGCAGTGATGCAAGCAACCGAGAACTTGAACAGGCTGTTGGAGAACTGGGCGCCATCCCGGCTGATAGGGCGGCTGAAGGAGAAGGACGAATGCTACAAGCTCCGGTACGAGGTGCCGGGGGTGGCGAAGGAAGAGCTAAAGATCACGGTGGAGGACGGCGTTCTGAGGATCAAGGGAGAGCACAAGGAGACGTCGGAGGAAGAAGGATTCGACGACGACGAGGGTTGGTCGTCGTCGTTGAGCTACGGCTTCTACGACGCGACGCTGGTGCTGCCTGAGGATGCCAAAGTGGATGGGATTAAGGCGGAGATGAAGGATGGCGTGCTCTACATTACCATTCCCAGAACTGTGAAGGACAAGAAAGACGTGAAGGAAGTTCAAATCCACTGA